The Caproicibacterium lactatifermentans genome contains a region encoding:
- a CDS encoding N4-gp56 family major capsid protein: MSDMISAKIENKIVVTPFAKIDRSLVGVPGDTITVPQYAYIGDAEDVAEGASATTCKLTASTTQVKIKKAMKAVSITDESVLSGLGNPVGEATSQLSKAMASHIDADAISALLTATVLLHRFPTTASSTQSMNSMRKSTAKRSCSSIRSSSPSYAKTAIFSARISTVRRTLSWSLGRSA, translated from the coding sequence ATGTCCGACATGATCTCGGCAAAGATTGAAAACAAGATCGTCGTAACCCCATTTGCAAAGATTGACCGTTCCCTTGTTGGTGTGCCCGGCGACACCATCACCGTGCCGCAGTATGCCTACATCGGCGATGCCGAGGATGTGGCCGAGGGAGCAAGTGCTACGACCTGCAAGCTGACAGCCTCCACCACTCAGGTGAAAATCAAAAAGGCTATGAAGGCCGTTTCTATCACGGATGAGTCGGTTCTCTCCGGTCTCGGCAATCCTGTCGGTGAAGCAACGTCGCAGCTTTCCAAAGCGATGGCTTCCCACATCGATGCGGACGCAATTTCCGCTCTGCTGACCGCGACGGTTCTGCTGCACAGATTTCCTACAACGGCATCATCGACTCAATCGATGAATTCAATGAGGAAGTCAACAGCGAAAAGGTCCTGTTCATCAATCCGAAGCAGCTCACCCAGCTACGCAAAGACAGCAATTTTCTCAGCGCGGATAAGTACGGTGCGGCGAACCTTGTCATGGTCACTGGGGAGGTCGGCATGA
- a CDS encoding phage scaffolding protein, which yields MDRKFLADLGLEKDVIDKILDQNGAETTALRTQLKTKDTEISTLRTDLTATNGKVADLEKVDTAGLQKQLDEEKAGCKADRQNWNLKAALAKAGCKDSDYVMYKLGDTVEYADDGNLKNVEKLITDCKTNYAAMFEAEPQPAGGTGSAGNFPRSREPAKPEVTKEQFDKMGYMERLKLHIEQPNVYAELSKE from the coding sequence ATGGACAGAAAGTTTTTAGCTGACCTCGGTCTTGAGAAAGATGTTATTGACAAAATTCTTGACCAGAACGGCGCGGAAACAACCGCGCTGCGCACCCAGCTTAAAACCAAGGACACCGAAATCAGTACCCTACGCACTGACCTTACAGCCACCAACGGCAAGGTTGCAGACCTTGAAAAGGTGGACACTGCCGGTTTGCAGAAGCAGCTGGACGAGGAAAAGGCCGGCTGCAAAGCTGACCGGCAGAATTGGAATCTGAAAGCTGCGCTTGCAAAAGCGGGCTGTAAAGACTCTGATTATGTCATGTACAAGCTTGGTGATACAGTTGAGTATGCAGATGACGGCAATCTGAAAAATGTTGAAAAGTTGATTACGGACTGCAAGACGAACTACGCCGCAATGTTTGAAGCAGAGCCGCAGCCCGCAGGCGGCACCGGCAGTGCGGGAAACTTTCCCCGCTCTCGCGAACCTGCTAAACCGGAAGTAACAAAAGAACAGTTTGACAAAATGGGCTATATGGAGCGCCTGAAGCTCCATATAGAGCAGCCCAATGTTTATGCTGAGCTGTCCAAAGAATGA
- a CDS encoding phage portal protein, translated as MIPDFIQSELVGPYGYDVLNKLGKIEAYYDTYQNGADFTVDSSADYTPAKLRSHQIKQLIRRETQFMFGKFPDFLVSCPDEAKVDGNKPNEAAMQTYINAVMKSNRMPVKLVQGAHDCCIGGRVALKVSVSEEKLSIMFVPADGFVYETAMDDVDTLERIVFFYTMVDDEDRSR; from the coding sequence GTGATACCAGATTTTATACAGTCTGAATTAGTTGGTCCATATGGTTACGATGTCCTTAACAAACTCGGAAAGATTGAAGCCTACTATGATACATATCAGAACGGTGCAGATTTTACCGTTGACAGTTCAGCCGACTACACACCGGCAAAGCTGCGCAGCCACCAAATCAAGCAGCTTATACGCCGTGAAACTCAGTTTATGTTCGGCAAGTTTCCTGACTTCCTTGTCTCCTGCCCTGATGAAGCAAAAGTGGACGGCAACAAGCCAAACGAAGCTGCCATGCAAACTTACATAAATGCTGTTATGAAATCGAACCGAATGCCGGTTAAGCTTGTGCAGGGCGCGCATGACTGCTGTATTGGTGGCCGAGTAGCGCTAAAGGTGAGTGTATCAGAAGAAAAATTGTCAATTATGTTTGTGCCCGCCGACGGCTTTGTTTACGAAACCGCCATGGATGACGTTGACACACTGGAACGCATTGTATTCTTCTACACCATGGTTGATGATGAAGACCGTTCTCGATAG
- a CDS encoding phage portal protein has protein sequence MWVQKYWMDNGRCFTSERITDGYGAQQQWGGTKENVDTKFDRIPAYVILNDGLSGDTDGESEVAELSDDDAWYGKLKSYNIDALRKGMNQITWMSGVDPESSQNFRYVPGALWDIKADPSQASGDSNAATVHVGTISNGFEYSAAFQNSLSNIKQDMRDLLGIPDLNQESTKDMITSGKGLKALYWPLICRCEEKMASWKPALEWLAELLLSAADAFPALHQVYGDFKAAPYAITIDNQYPLPEDEGDEKQLDLSEVNDKTRSAKSYIMKWGGAATKGTDPDDADAELEQIAKEQQMFNDSFVAEPELIGGAE, from the coding sequence ATGTGGGTACAAAAGTACTGGATGGACAACGGCCGCTGTTTCACCAGTGAACGTATTACAGACGGTTACGGCGCGCAGCAGCAGTGGGGCGGCACAAAAGAAAATGTTGACACAAAGTTTGACCGCATACCGGCATACGTTATTTTGAATGACGGTCTTTCAGGCGACACCGATGGTGAATCTGAAGTTGCCGAGCTTTCCGATGATGATGCCTGGTACGGAAAACTGAAAAGCTACAACATTGATGCCTTGCGCAAGGGAATGAACCAGATCACCTGGATGTCCGGCGTTGACCCGGAGTCGAGTCAAAATTTCCGCTACGTTCCGGGTGCACTGTGGGATATAAAGGCAGACCCGTCACAAGCTTCCGGCGACAGCAACGCCGCGACAGTCCATGTTGGTACAATCTCAAATGGGTTTGAATATTCTGCTGCTTTTCAAAACAGCCTTTCAAATATTAAGCAGGATATGCGTGACCTGCTGGGAATACCAGACCTTAACCAGGAAAGCACGAAAGATATGATTACTTCCGGAAAAGGACTGAAAGCATTGTACTGGCCGCTTATTTGCCGCTGCGAGGAAAAGATGGCTTCCTGGAAACCAGCGCTTGAATGGCTTGCCGAGCTACTGCTTAGTGCTGCTGATGCCTTCCCTGCCCTGCATCAGGTGTATGGGGACTTTAAGGCGGCACCGTACGCTATTACGATTGACAATCAGTATCCTCTGCCAGAAGATGAAGGCGACGAAAAGCAGCTTGATCTGTCCGAAGTCAACGATAAAACACGCAGTGCAAAAAGTTATATCATGAAATGGGGTGGCGCCGCCACCAAGGGCACTGACCCGGATGATGCAGACGCAGAGCTGGAGCAGATTGCAAAGGAGCAGCAGATGTTCAACGACAGTTTTGTTGCTGAACCAGAGCTGATCGGTGGTGCTGAGTAA
- a CDS encoding CPCC family cysteine-rich protein: protein MTRNNPRVCPVCGKAVFKHADDFEICPVCGWEDDGVQLDEPDLEGGANEMSLNEAREAYRQGKQLR from the coding sequence ATGACTCGTAACAATCCTCGAGTTTGCCCTGTATGTGGCAAAGCGGTTTTTAAACATGCAGATGATTTCGAAATTTGTCCTGTATGTGGCTGGGAAGATGATGGGGTTCAATTAGATGAGCCCGACCTTGAAGGCGGTGCCAACGAAATGAGTCTGAATGAGGCACGAGAGGCATATCGGCAAGGAAAGCAATTAAGATAA
- a CDS encoding PBSX family phage terminase large subunit: protein MDTNPDNPAHWMKTDYIDRANGKTIVEFHWTLDDNTFLSDRYRQNIKESTPSGMFYDRDINGAWVSADGMVYPDFDEKIHYITAKQVPIDEISRWFVGVDFGWEHWGAFVLIGRTQDGRYYLTKEWAAQHRHINDWIAIGLKIKECHGNINFYCDSARPDLIQQLRVGGLRAINARKDVLAGIAEVATLYKQKKLFIVKDSAPQFQKEIYGYVWEKDANKPEKTNDDVQDAIRYGIYTDKKYGR, encoded by the coding sequence ATGGACACGAACCCGGATAATCCGGCGCACTGGATGAAAACCGATTACATTGACAGAGCCAACGGCAAAACGATTGTGGAATTTCACTGGACGCTTGACGACAACACATTCTTGTCGGACCGGTATCGGCAAAATATCAAAGAATCCACCCCGTCCGGGATGTTTTATGACCGTGATATCAATGGCGCATGGGTGTCCGCAGATGGCATGGTATACCCTGATTTTGACGAAAAAATTCACTATATCACGGCTAAGCAGGTTCCAATTGATGAAATCAGCCGCTGGTTTGTCGGCGTTGATTTTGGCTGGGAGCACTGGGGCGCATTCGTGCTGATTGGCCGCACCCAGGACGGGCGGTATTACCTCACAAAGGAGTGGGCGGCACAGCATCGGCACATTAATGACTGGATTGCAATTGGCCTAAAGATTAAAGAGTGCCACGGCAATATCAACTTTTACTGTGATTCAGCACGGCCGGACTTAATTCAGCAGCTTCGTGTCGGCGGTCTGCGTGCAATCAACGCACGAAAAGACGTGCTGGCGGGAATTGCCGAGGTTGCAACACTGTACAAGCAAAAGAAACTGTTTATCGTTAAGGATTCTGCCCCGCAGTTTCAAAAAGAAATTTACGGTTATGTTTGGGAAAAAGACGCTAACAAACCGGAAAAGACAAACGATGATGTGCAAGATGCAATAAGATACGGAATTTATACAGACAAAAAATATGGGAGGTGA
- a CDS encoding DUF262 domain-containing protein: MQKINKTDTLRKVLEKQRFTVDYFQREYRWGQKQIEQMLDDFQSTFEEFYDPEKHDTPEEVAGYGYYYMGCIICTGDSVKKIIDGQQRLTSLTLLLIYLNHLQKKNVKNEDDQVPLDDMIYSKQFSKKSFNIDVADRTDCMRALLNEDSTYVPTNESSENMLVRYSDIEDYFPDKLKGEALPFFINWVVEKVLLLEIDTPSEDEAHTIFLTMNDRGLSLNSAEMMKAYIIQQVAEQDRLEANHKWQENINKIKNASSYDTSGVVNTQDVEFISIWLRAKYANSMRDTKRGAKDEDYELLGDKFHTWVRNNAHAKMDLIKPKDYKEFVLTEMTRVTDLYLRMKKYGTKLTPGYEEVFYNANRDLTYQTMFAIAAIRNDDPEDIVEKKIQMTAKFVDDFATIRILNFKKVNWNTNKYLLFHVMQDIRNADCKTIGMVYVRTLRRMDVSIEGITRFSLNQFSGRYMLHILARFTSYVNVLMGNPSHFEEYVDRKRQGNTYDIEHILPDKYEDYKDSFKDYDDFEATRNQIGNLILLTRDKNRSYQAMKYTEKVQKYAGDNILAQALNDTAYTNNPQFLLVANEYGFHAISDFEKQSIADRAEIYLKMASDIWNPDAIKQLAGGWSDDEEKDFFKNEKGRDFTVGYADRSWPDALKYGFLSANLGGSGKSIYNVQVGDTVYCHIAGSGFVGIGECTSTAVPMKNFVVQVDGKPTPIADAPWVSEEAKQKLDSNKEVFIGVDWKKYVTDPSEGYWEKGMTTVPLVAYMLNDKTTHQKVREHFGYSNDAE; encoded by the coding sequence ATGCAGAAAATCAATAAAACCGATACCCTTAGGAAGGTGCTAGAAAAACAACGTTTTACGGTGGATTATTTCCAGCGTGAATATCGCTGGGGGCAGAAGCAAATTGAACAGATGCTCGATGATTTTCAGAGCACATTCGAGGAATTTTATGATCCGGAGAAACATGATACGCCGGAAGAGGTAGCTGGGTATGGCTACTACTATATGGGGTGCATCATCTGTACCGGTGATTCGGTGAAGAAAATTATAGACGGGCAGCAGCGGCTTACTTCGTTAACGCTTCTGCTGATTTACTTGAATCATCTTCAGAAGAAAAATGTGAAGAACGAAGATGACCAGGTTCCGCTCGATGACATGATTTATTCGAAGCAGTTCAGCAAGAAGAGCTTCAATATTGACGTCGCTGACAGAACAGACTGTATGCGGGCACTGCTGAACGAGGATTCCACCTATGTTCCAACGAACGAGAGCTCAGAGAATATGCTTGTCCGCTATTCAGATATAGAGGATTACTTTCCTGATAAACTTAAGGGTGAGGCGTTACCGTTCTTCATTAACTGGGTGGTAGAGAAGGTTTTGCTGCTGGAAATAGATACACCCTCTGAAGACGAAGCACACACTATTTTCCTGACCATGAACGACAGAGGACTTAGCCTGAACAGTGCTGAAATGATGAAGGCATACATTATTCAGCAGGTCGCCGAGCAGGATCGGTTAGAAGCAAATCATAAGTGGCAGGAGAATATTAATAAAATCAAGAATGCTTCTTCCTATGACACAAGTGGCGTGGTTAATACCCAGGATGTAGAGTTTATCTCCATATGGCTGCGTGCCAAGTATGCCAATTCTATGCGTGACACGAAACGTGGCGCGAAGGATGAGGACTATGAACTTCTCGGTGATAAATTTCACACATGGGTACGAAACAATGCTCATGCCAAGATGGACCTTATCAAGCCGAAGGACTACAAAGAATTTGTACTCACTGAGATGACGAGAGTTACAGACCTGTATCTTCGTATGAAGAAGTATGGAACGAAACTTACGCCAGGATATGAAGAGGTCTTTTACAACGCAAATCGTGACCTTACATACCAGACAATGTTTGCTATTGCTGCTATTAGGAATGATGATCCGGAGGATATTGTAGAAAAGAAAATTCAGATGACGGCAAAATTTGTAGATGACTTTGCCACCATACGAATTCTGAATTTTAAGAAGGTCAACTGGAACACGAATAAATACCTCTTGTTCCATGTGATGCAGGATATTCGCAATGCCGACTGTAAGACAATCGGTATGGTTTATGTGCGGACATTGCGTCGTATGGATGTTTCGATTGAAGGAATAACTCGATTCAGTTTGAACCAGTTCTCTGGCCGGTACATGCTGCATATCCTTGCCCGTTTTACATCGTATGTAAATGTATTGATGGGCAACCCGTCACATTTCGAGGAATATGTTGACCGTAAGCGCCAGGGAAACACCTACGATATTGAGCATATTCTTCCGGACAAATACGAGGATTACAAAGACAGCTTCAAAGACTATGACGATTTTGAAGCTACTAGGAATCAAATCGGCAATCTGATCCTTCTTACGAGGGATAAGAACAGAAGCTACCAGGCGATGAAGTATACGGAGAAGGTACAGAAATACGCTGGTGATAATATTCTCGCGCAGGCACTGAATGATACGGCTTATACGAATAATCCGCAGTTTCTCCTTGTTGCAAATGAGTATGGTTTTCATGCCATTTCTGATTTTGAAAAACAAAGCATTGCAGATCGGGCAGAAATCTACCTGAAGATGGCCAGTGACATTTGGAATCCGGATGCAATTAAGCAGCTTGCTGGTGGCTGGTCGGATGATGAAGAAAAGGACTTTTTCAAGAATGAGAAGGGCCGTGATTTCACGGTCGGTTATGCGGACCGAAGCTGGCCAGACGCTTTAAAGTATGGATTCCTTTCCGCAAATCTAGGCGGCAGCGGAAAGTCAATCTATAACGTTCAAGTTGGAGATACTGTGTACTGCCATATTGCGGGCTCAGGTTTTGTCGGAATTGGCGAATGCACATCGACCGCCGTGCCAATGAAGAACTTTGTGGTGCAAGTCGACGGCAAGCCTACACCTATAGCGGATGCTCCTTGGGTATCTGAAGAAGCAAAACAAAAACTTGATTCAAACAAAGAGGTGTTTATTGGCGTTGATTGGAAGAAGTATGTAACTGATCCATCTGAGGGATACTGGGAAAAGGGCATGACCACAGTCCCTCTCGTGGCGTATATGCTTAATGATAAGACAACACACCAGAAGGTAAGAGAACATTTCGGGTATTCCAATGATGCGGAATAA
- a CDS encoding site-specific integrase: protein MMMQAPSPEQRHWVTDTPHRAQRAAMLMMYAGLRRGEATALTWADVDLQADTIRVDKAVEMIGGKPKLKSTKTAAGVRIVQIPQILTNFLTTEKASEHPICMYVVHTAKNQMMTNQAWRVLWRSYMTDLNVKYGYGGKKNKLAAHKKDANGNLQGQLPMRIQTFTPHQLRHTFCTLMYLASVDVMTARDQMGA from the coding sequence ATGATGATGCAGGCGCCGTCGCCGGAACAGCGGCACTGGGTAACTGATACACCACACCGCGCACAGCGGGCAGCCATGCTCATGATGTACGCTGGGCTGCGCAGGGGGGAGGCGACTGCGCTTACTTGGGCAGATGTTGATCTGCAGGCGGATACAATCAGAGTTGATAAAGCCGTAGAGATGATTGGGGGCAAGCCAAAACTTAAAAGCACCAAAACGGCTGCTGGTGTCCGCATCGTACAAATTCCGCAGATACTGACGAATTTTCTGACTACCGAAAAGGCCTCCGAACATCCTATTTGTATGTACGTTGTGCATACGGCAAAAAATCAAATGATGACTAATCAGGCATGGCGTGTACTCTGGCGCAGCTATATGACTGACCTAAACGTCAAGTACGGATACGGTGGAAAGAAAAATAAATTAGCGGCGCATAAAAAAGACGCGAATGGGAACTTACAGGGTCAGCTCCCTATGCGGATACAGACATTTACGCCGCACCAACTGCGCCATACGTTTTGCACGTTGATGTACCTTGCCAGCGTGGATGTGATGACCGCCCGTGACCAAATGGGGGCATAG
- a CDS encoding type I restriction endonuclease subunit R, producing the protein MAFTDKTERGFETIIVNWLVEQNGYEQGTNDDYSKEYAVDETRLFRFLNDTQPREMAKLGVNNSDQKKRQFLNRLSGEIAKRGIIDVLRNGVKAYPADLIMFYFTPTENNEKSKEMFEKNIFSVTRQLRYSSDATKLALDLCLFINGLPVITIELKNHFTGQTTADAVEQYKEDRSPRDTLFSFKRCMVHFAVDDQSIMFCTKLAGKDSWFLPFNKGYNDGTGNPPNPDGIMTDYLWKDILTKWKLSRIIENYAQVVVDEDPDTKKKTVKQIWPRYHQLDCVEKLLADVKQNGVGKRYLIQHSAGSGKSNSIAWLAHQLIGLEQDGHPMIDSVIVVTDRRILDKQIRDTIKQFMQVKNTVVWAQHSGDLKKAIQDGKRIIITTVEKFPYISQEIGQEHIHNKFAIIIDEAHSGQSGRNSANMNLALSGMASDNEMDNEDKINAIVEGRKLVKTASYFAFTATPKNKTEEVFGTPYEEDGEIKHRPFHVYTMKQAIQEGFILDVLKNYTTIDSWYKIAKKVEDDPMFDKKRAQKKLRSFVEGNPDVIAKKAAMMVDHFHEQIIAKKKLNGKSRAMVVTASIPRCIETYYAINKCLAERHSPYKAIIAFSGECKYNGQEPALTSADMNGFPDAKIPKEFKKDPYRLLVVADMFQTGFDEPLLQTMYVDKPLYDIAAVQTLSRLNRACPGKDEVYVLDFANKTSTIEEAFSKFYRTTILSGETDPNKLYDLISIMEGYQVYDKDDVEHVIDLFLNGAERDRLDPLLDPCVATYNELQTDDQIKFKSAAKSFVRTYGFLGSILPYGNVDWEKLSIFLNLLIPKLPSPREDDLSEGILPTIDLDSYRNEAQEAVAIKLEDEDAEIAPVPAGKVGHIVEPEMDPLSQIISDFNDLFGNINWNDADNVQRQILEIPVMVSHDEKYQNAMKNSDEQEARTESERALQKVIFSIMADNMELFKQFQDNLSFKKWLTNMVFNLTYNKEGKPYEEPKETSMLRTMKGNPSNYKYPIHSSTTAQMVAEQHKTFGETKDKEKR; encoded by the coding sequence ATGGCTTTTACGGATAAAACCGAGAGGGGATTTGAGACGATCATCGTGAACTGGCTCGTGGAGCAGAATGGCTACGAGCAGGGAACGAATGACGACTACAGTAAGGAATACGCCGTAGACGAAACCCGCCTCTTCCGGTTCCTGAATGATACGCAGCCGAGGGAAATGGCAAAGCTTGGTGTAAATAACAGCGATCAGAAGAAGCGGCAGTTCCTAAACCGCCTTTCCGGAGAGATTGCCAAGCGCGGCATTATTGATGTGTTGCGAAACGGTGTGAAAGCGTATCCGGCTGACCTCATCATGTTCTACTTCACGCCGACTGAGAACAACGAGAAGTCAAAGGAGATGTTCGAGAAGAACATCTTCAGCGTGACACGGCAGCTCCGGTACTCATCCGACGCGACAAAACTTGCACTTGACTTGTGCCTGTTTATCAACGGTCTGCCGGTCATCACAATCGAGCTCAAGAACCACTTCACCGGGCAGACTACGGCGGACGCTGTCGAGCAGTATAAGGAAGACCGTAGTCCGCGCGACACGTTGTTCTCGTTCAAGCGGTGCATGGTGCATTTCGCGGTGGACGATCAGAGCATAATGTTCTGCACGAAGCTCGCCGGGAAGGACAGCTGGTTCCTTCCATTCAACAAGGGCTATAACGATGGTACAGGCAATCCGCCGAACCCGGACGGCATCATGACAGACTATCTGTGGAAGGACATTCTGACAAAGTGGAAGCTCTCCCGCATTATCGAGAACTACGCACAGGTTGTTGTAGATGAAGATCCGGATACGAAGAAGAAAACGGTGAAGCAGATTTGGCCGCGCTATCATCAACTTGACTGCGTGGAGAAGCTCCTCGCGGACGTGAAGCAGAATGGTGTCGGCAAACGGTACCTCATCCAGCACAGCGCAGGCTCCGGAAAATCAAACTCTATCGCTTGGCTTGCTCATCAGCTGATCGGGCTTGAGCAGGACGGCCACCCGATGATCGACTCTGTAATTGTGGTTACCGACCGGCGGATTCTGGACAAACAGATCCGCGACACGATCAAGCAGTTCATGCAGGTAAAGAACACGGTCGTGTGGGCGCAGCATTCTGGCGACCTCAAAAAGGCAATTCAGGACGGTAAGCGGATTATTATTACGACGGTTGAGAAGTTTCCGTACATCTCGCAGGAAATCGGTCAGGAGCACATTCATAATAAATTCGCTATCATTATCGATGAGGCGCACTCCGGCCAGAGCGGGCGCAATTCCGCGAATATGAATCTGGCGCTTTCCGGCATGGCTTCTGATAATGAAATGGACAACGAGGACAAGATAAATGCCATCGTCGAAGGTCGGAAGCTCGTAAAGACCGCGAGCTATTTTGCGTTCACCGCGACTCCAAAGAACAAGACCGAGGAGGTTTTCGGAACGCCATATGAAGAGGATGGCGAAATCAAGCACAGGCCTTTCCATGTTTACACGATGAAGCAGGCCATTCAGGAAGGCTTCATTCTTGACGTACTGAAGAACTATACGACGATCGACAGCTGGTACAAGATTGCCAAGAAGGTCGAGGACGATCCAATGTTCGACAAAAAGCGCGCTCAGAAGAAGCTGCGTTCCTTTGTCGAGGGGAATCCGGATGTCATTGCCAAGAAGGCTGCTATGATGGTGGATCACTTCCACGAGCAGATCATTGCCAAGAAGAAGCTGAATGGGAAGTCCCGCGCAATGGTCGTGACTGCGAGCATCCCTCGCTGCATCGAGACCTACTATGCGATCAACAAGTGCCTAGCCGAACGACACAGCCCGTATAAGGCAATTATCGCTTTCTCCGGCGAGTGCAAGTACAACGGACAGGAGCCAGCTCTTACCTCCGCCGATATGAATGGATTCCCGGATGCTAAGATACCAAAGGAGTTCAAGAAGGACCCTTACAGGCTGCTTGTCGTTGCGGACATGTTCCAAACCGGATTCGATGAGCCGCTTTTGCAGACCATGTATGTGGACAAACCGCTCTACGATATTGCAGCGGTACAGACATTGTCCAGATTAAACAGGGCCTGCCCGGGCAAGGATGAGGTCTACGTGTTGGATTTTGCTAACAAGACTTCGACGATCGAGGAAGCATTTTCTAAGTTCTACAGGACAACGATTCTGTCCGGAGAGACTGATCCAAACAAGCTATATGACTTGATATCAATAATGGAAGGATATCAGGTTTATGACAAGGATGATGTTGAGCATGTGATTGACTTGTTCCTGAATGGTGCAGAGAGAGATAGACTTGATCCGCTGCTTGATCCGTGCGTGGCCACCTATAACGAACTCCAAACGGACGATCAGATCAAGTTCAAGAGCGCAGCAAAGTCATTTGTCCGTACATACGGTTTCCTTGGTTCCATTCTTCCCTATGGGAATGTGGACTGGGAAAAGCTGTCGATCTTCCTGAATCTGCTAATACCGAAACTTCCGTCACCTCGTGAGGATGATTTGTCAGAAGGCATTTTGCCTACGATCGATCTGGACAGTTATCGGAATGAGGCACAGGAGGCAGTGGCTATAAAGCTGGAGGATGAGGATGCAGAGATCGCACCGGTTCCGGCTGGGAAGGTAGGCCATATCGTCGAGCCCGAGATGGATCCATTGTCCCAGATTATCTCTGACTTCAACGACCTTTTCGGAAATATCAACTGGAATGATGCAGACAATGTGCAGAGACAGATTCTGGAAATTCCAGTCATGGTTTCACACGATGAGAAGTACCAGAATGCAATGAAAAACTCTGACGAGCAAGAGGCCCGCACAGAGAGTGAACGTGCATTACAGAAGGTTATCTTCTCGATTATGGCCGATAACATGGAGCTGTTTAAACAGTTTCAGGATAATCTTTCATTCAAAAAGTGGCTCACAAATATGGTCTTCAACCTAACATACAACAAGGAAGGCAAACCATATGAGGAGCCCAAAGAAACTTCTATGTTAAGAACTATGAAAGGAAATCCGTCTAATTACAAATATCCTATTCATAGTTCAACTACAGCACAGATGGTAGCGGAACAACATAAAACATTCGGTGAAACAAAGGATAAGGAAAAACGGTAA
- a CDS encoding N4-gp56 family major capsid protein, giving the protein MNPKQLTQLRKDSNFLSADKYGAANLVMVTGEVGMIAKTHIVPTRRVTLDSTGAFYTCPLVKLTNDTETEDDTAALTIYLKRDTNVETERHTLSRTTDISADKFYTAALSDQNRVILAKFKKEIRWHIMADMTPLGQLRMLCQEDRVPYFTDEQLQFQLDIAQGDIRFAAYHCLIAKAENTTVQLSGMTIPDTSRYWLRLAAMVRPTASCIIKGG; this is encoded by the coding sequence ATCAATCCGAAGCAGCTCACCCAGCTACGCAAAGACAGCAATTTTCTCAGCGCGGATAAGTACGGTGCGGCGAACCTTGTCATGGTCACTGGGGAGGTCGGCATGATTGCAAAGACTCATATTGTACCTACTCGGCGTGTAACGCTTGACAGCACCGGCGCTTTTTATACCTGCCCACTCGTCAAGCTGACCAATGACACCGAGACCGAAGACGACACTGCAGCGCTCACCATCTACCTCAAACGCGACACCAATGTTGAAACTGAGCGTCACACATTGTCACGGACCACAGACATCTCCGCCGATAAGTTCTATACGGCGGCGCTCTCCGACCAAAACCGTGTTATCCTCGCAAAGTTCAAGAAAGAAATAAGGTGGCATATTATGGCTGACATGACCCCGCTTGGACAGCTTAGAATGCTGTGTCAGGAAGACCGTGTCCCCTACTTTACGGATGAACAGCTACAGTTTCAGCTTGACATTGCACAGGGTGACATAAGATTTGCGGCATATCACTGTCTTATTGCAAAGGCTGAAAACACTACTGTGCAGCTGTCCGGCATGACCATCCCCGATACTTCACGCTATTGGCTGCGGCTGGCGGCTATGGTGCGCCCTACCGCTTCCTGTATTATCAAAGGCGGGTGA